Proteins found in one Sorghum bicolor cultivar BTx623 chromosome 1, Sorghum_bicolor_NCBIv3, whole genome shotgun sequence genomic segment:
- the LOC8054290 gene encoding BTB/POZ domain-containing protein At3g09030, with protein sequence MGTVGGGGRSGTMKQLNVGGKLFSLEASSLSLSLSLGSPSPTPTFVDRDPALLSAVLAAIRSPSSAAPDFPARVLLDEASFYGLHAQLLAALSPPPLRGFSASLASTLCPASEPFPTALAPHHDGSLCLAHGAGLVSYYSPALDHHTTFRTHLHRITSLRQLPPRLAVLGSDSAPGLHVYDFLDGEHVASVQWLDPTDTRVSKAKVVAVAARPPADAADKNSPILATFECPHRENCILAVDPVTLKPTQEIGRQSGSAAKSSAPGRVVHLPALGLVFASFVSSGTFGYSGYMRLWDIRSGNVVWETSEPGGGGRSSRFGDPFADADVDVKQQAIYKVCSKSGDLAVADLRSLGSDPWVYMSSGPRGSAGGYGSVLCCHRSQVFVSRKDGLEVWSRLEEHRHNTGELTEQSGIKERPKSEGIDERFYRSCYVDTEEDAKRGMIQMIGGGGDRLFVTREETPGVEVWETSRLAGSISLS encoded by the coding sequence ATGGGaaccgtcggcggcggcggccggagcGGCACGATGAAGCAGCTCAACGTGGGGGGCAAGCTCTTCTCGCTGGAGGCAAGCTCCctttccctctccctctctctcggtTCCCCTTCCCCCACCCCAACCTTCGTGGACCGCGACCCAGCCCTCCTATCCGCCGTCCTCGCTGCCATCCGCTCCCCGTCCTCCGCAGCGCCCGACTTCCCCGCGCGCGTCCTCCTCGACGAGGCCAGCTTCTACGGCCTCCACGCCCAGCTCCTCGCTGCGCTATCTCCGCCGCCGCTCCGCGGCTTctcagcctccctcgcctccaCTCTCTGCCCCGCCTCCGAGCCCTTCCCCACCGCCCTCGCGCCGCACCACGACGGGTCACTATGCCTCGCCCACGGCGCCGGGCTGGTCAGCTATTACTCCCCAGCGCTGGATCACCACACCACCTTCCGGACCCACCTCCACCGCATCACCTCCCTCCGGCAGCTGCCCCCCAGACTCGCCGTCCTTGGGTCCGACTCCGCTCCTGGGCTTCACGTGTACGACTTTCTCGATGGCGAACATGTCGCCTCTGTTCAGTGGTTGGATCCCACTGACACTCGTGTCAGCAAGGCGAAGGTCGTCGCCGTTGCGGCCCGTCCTCCTGCTGATGCCGCTGACAAGAATTCACCCATCTTGGCGACGTTTGAGTGCCCTCACCGGGAAAACTGCATCCTGGCGGTTGACCCTGTAACTCTGAAGCCCACACAGGAGATTGGCCGGCAAAGTGGTAGTGCGGCTAAGTCATCGGCACCAGGTCGAGTGGTGCACCTGCCGGCACTTGGGCTGGTGTTTGCCTCATTCGTCAGTTCCGGGACATTTGGCTACTCTGGCTACATGAGGCTATGGGATATTCGGTCTGGGAATGTGGTGTGGGAGACGAGCGAGCCAGGGGGAGGTGGAAGAAGCAGTAGGTTTGGGGATCCATTTGCAGATGCAGATGTGGATGTGAAGCAGCAGGCAATATACAAGGTTTGCTCAAAGTCAGGAGATTTAGCAGTGGCAGACCTGAGAAGCCTTGGTAGTGACCCTTGGGTGTATATGTCATCAGGACCACGAGGGAGCGCAGGAGGCTATGGCAGTGTTCTGTGTTGTCACCGGTCTCAAGTTTTTGTCAGCCGAAAGGATGGATTGGAGGTTTGGTCCCGATTGGAAGAGCACCGCCACAACACAGGTGAATTGACAGAGCAATCAGGAATAAAGGAAAGACCCAAAAGTGAAGGAATTGATGAAAGATTTTATAGGAGTTGCTATGTGGACACAGAAGAGGATGCTAAACGCGGGATGATACAGATgattggaggaggtggagaccgcttGTTTGTGACAAGAGAAGAGACGCCAGGTGTGGAAGTGTGGGAGACCTCCCGCCTTGCTGGTTCTATTTCTCTCTCATAG
- the LOC8054291 gene encoding uncharacterized protein LOC8054291, translating into MAGSGGGSLLRGFLSLFFLLFLHIGHASCCFSPGGPAARAREEDEAADGDGDGKVGGGGGGSSKRRKISPLIFSPAASSSAVTSDSVRGGAPRRHVSSLATSLRFYLHRIFSSSSSGSGAKNGGTVAGSREEEEAVTTTVSSPLAAQSLPHQPSTSVVLSTPSSPCASSPFMSPLSVRSLSATPVPSSPQKLLQASRQSSRSFAARGDVFPCKVCGEVLGRPHLLELHQAMKHSLSELTHLDSSLNIIRMIFLAGWKPAAASGAGAGEAPAVRRILRIHHNPRALARFEEYRDLVRARAARRCGDEGAVVEERCIADGNERLRFHCSTMLCSLGGGGVCGSPYCCVCSTLRHGFAGKQADVDGIATYASAWAAHASLPGDVEREFAFLQVRRAMLVCRVVAGRVARGPADDKVAYDSMVPVRGGVSSAVGADDVELLVYNPRAVLPCFVILYSSS; encoded by the coding sequence ATGGCGGGCAGTGGTGGTGGCTCGCTGCTGCGCGGATTCCtgtccctcttcttcctcctgtTCCTCCACATTGGCCACGCCAGCTGCTGCTTCTCCCCCGGCGGCCCTGCCGCGCGGGCGCGGGAGGAGGACGAAGCAGCGGACGGCGATGGCGATGGGAAGgtaggcggcggcggaggtgggAGCAGCAAGAGGAGGAAGATATCGCCGTTGATCTTCTCTCCGGCAGCGTCGTCCTCTGCCGTTACCAGCGATAGCGTCCGAGGAGGAGCCCCGCGCAGGCACGTGTCGTCTCTCGCCACCAGCCTCCGGTTCTACCTCCACCgcatcttctcctcctcctcctccgggtcCGGGGCCAAGAACGGCGGCACCGTCGCGGGCAGcagggaggaagaggaggcggTGACCACCACCGTGTCTTCGCCGCTCGCGGCCCAGTCTCTGCCGCACCAGCCTTCGACGtcggtggtgctgtccacgccgTCGTCACCGTGCGCGTCGTCGCCCTTCATGTCGCCGCTCTCGGTGCGCTCCCTCAGCGCCACCCCCGTCCCGTCCTCGCCGCAGAAACTGCTGCAGGCGAGCAGGCAGTCGTCGCGGTCGTTCGCCGCCCGCGGCGACGTGTTCCCCTGCAAGGTGTGCGGCGAGGTGCTGGGCAGGCCGCacctgctggagctccaccaggCGATGAAGCACTCCCTGTCGGAGCTCACCCACCTGGactccagcctcaacatcatccgcATGATCTTCCTCGCCGGGTGGAAGCCCGCCGCGGCgtccggcgccggcgcgggcgAGGCCCCCGCGGTGCGCCGCATCCTCAGGATCCACCACAACCCGCGCGCGCTGGCCCGCTTCGAGGAGTACCGCGACCTCGTCCGCGCCCGTGCCGCCCGGCGCTGCGGCGACGAGGGCGCCGTCGTGGAGGAGCGCTGCATCGCGGACGGCAACGAGCGCCTGCGGTTCCACTGCTCCACCATGCTCTGCTccctgggcggcggcggcgtgtgcGGGAGCCCCTACTGCTGCGTGTGCAGCACCCTGCGGCACGGCTTCGCGGGCAAGCAGGCCGACGTGGACGGCATCGCCACCTACGCCTCCGCGTGGGCCGCGCACGCGTCCCTGCCGGGCGACGTGGAGCGCGAGTTCGCCTTCCTCCAGGTGCGCCGAGCCATGCTGGTGTGCCGCGTCGTGGCGGGCCGCGTCGCCCGAGGCCCCGCGGACGACAAGGTGGCCTACGACTCCATGGTCCCCGTGCGCGGCGGCGTCAGCAGCGCTGTCGGGGCCGACGACGTCGAGCTGCTGGTGTACAACCCCAGAGCAGTGCTCCCGTGCTTCGTCATCCTCTACAGCAGCAGCTAG
- the LOC110431603 gene encoding anthranilate synthase alpha subunit 2, chloroplastic: protein MESLAATSVFSPSRAAVPAGGARVRAGTVVSTRRRSSSRSGAIGVKCSTVAPQASSAVSRSAVAAKAAEEDKRRFFEAAARGSGKGNLVPMWECIVSDHLTPVLAYRCLVPEDNVDAPSFLFESVEQGPQGTTNVGRYSMVGAHPVMEIVAKEHKVTIMDHEKGHVTEQVVDDPMQVPRNMMEGWHPQQIDELPESFSGGWVGFFSYDTVRYVEKKKLPFSGAPQDDRNLPDVHLGLYDDVLVFDNVEKKVYVIHWVNVDRHASVEEAYQDGRSRLNLLLSKVHNSNVPTLSPGFVKLHTRQFGAPLNKSTMTSDEYKHVVMQAKEHIMAGDIFQIVLSQRFERRTYANPFEVYRALRIVNPSPYMAYVQARGCVLVASSPEILTRVSKGKIINRPLAGTARRGKTEKEDQMQEQQLLSDEKQCAEHIMLVDLGRNDVGKVSKPGSVKVEKLMNIERYSHVMHISSTVSGQLDDHLQSWDALRAALPVGTVSGAPKVKAMELIDKLEVTRRGPYSGGLGGISFDGDMQIALSLRTMVFSTAPSHNTMYSYKDADRRREWVAHLQAGAGIVADSCPDDEQRECENKAAALARAIDLAESAFVDKE from the exons ATGGAATCCCTAGCCGCCACCTCCGTGTTCTCGCCCTCCCGCGCCGCCGTCCCGGCGGGGGGGGCCCGGGTTAGGGCGGGGACGGTGGTATCAACCAggcggaggagcagcagcaggagcggaGCCATCGGGGTGAAGTGCTCTACCGTGGCGCCGCAGGCGAGCTCAGCGGTTAGCAGGAGCGCGGTGGCGGCgaaggcggcggaggaggacaaGAGGCGGTTcttcgaggcggcggcgcgggggaGCGGGAAGGGGAACCTGGTGCCCATGTGGGAGTGCATCGTGTCGGACCATCTCACCCCCGTGCTCGCCTACCGCTGCCTCGTCCCCGAGGACAACGTCGACGCCCCCAGCTTCCTCTTCGAGTCCGTCGAGCAGGGGCCTCAGGGCACCACCAACGTC GGCCGCTACAGCATGGTAGGAGCCCACCCGGTGATGGAGATAGTGGCCAAAGAGCACAAGGTTACGATCATGGACCACGAGAAGGGCCATGTGACGGAGCAGGTAGTGGACGACCCGATGCAGGTCCCCAGGAACATGATGGAGGGATGGCACCCACAGCAGATCGACGAGCTCCCTGAATCCTTCTCCG GTGGATGGGTTGGGTTCTTTTCCTATGATACGGTTCGGTATgttgagaagaagaagctaccgTTCTCTGGTGCTCCTCAGGACGATAGGAACCTTCCTGATGTGCACTTGGGGCTCTATGATGATGTTCTAGTCTTCGACAATGTTGAGAAG AAAGTATATGTTATCCATTGGGTCAATGTGGACCGGCATGCATCTGTTGAGGAAGCATACCAAGATGGCAGGTCCCGGCTGAACCTGTTGCTATCTAAAGTGCACAATTCCAATGT CCCCACACTCTCTCCTGGATTTGTGAAGCTGCACACTCGCCAGTTTGGTGCACCTTTGAACAAGTCAACCATGACAAGTGATGAGTATAAGCATGTTGTTATGCAGGCTAAGGAACATATTATGGCTGGGGATATCTTCCAGATTGTTTTAAGCCAGAGGTTCGAGAGACGAACATATGCCAACCCATTTGAGGTTTATCGAGCCTTGCGAATTGTGAACCCTAGCCCATACATGGCGTATGTACAG GCAAGAGGATGTGTGTTGGTTGCATCTAGTCCTGAAATTCTTACACGAGTCAGTAAG GGGAAGATTATTAATCGACCACTTGCTGGAACTGCTCGAAGGGGCAAAACAGAGAAGGAAGATCAAATGCAAGAGCAACAACTATTAAGTGATGAAAAACAGTGTGCCGAGCACATAATGCTTGTAGACTTAGGAAGGAATGATGTTGGCAAG GTCTCCAAACCTGGATCAGTAAAGGTGGAGAAGTTGATGAACATTGAGCGATACTCCCATGTTATGCACATCAGCTCAACG GTCAGTGGACAGTTGGATGATCATCTCCAGAGCTGGGATGCCCTGAGAGCTGCGTTGCCTGTTGGAACAGTCAGTGGTGCTCCAAAG GTAAAAGCCATGGAGTTGATAGATAAGTTGGAAGTTACAAGGCGAGGACCATATAGTGGTGGTCTAGGAGGAATATCGTTTGATGGCGATATGCAAATTGCACTTTCTCTGCGCACCATGGTATTCTCAACAGCGCCAAGCCACAACACGATGTACTCCTACAAAGATGCAGATAGGCGCCGGGAGTGGGTTGCTCATCTCCAGGCTGGTGCAGGCATTGTTGCCGACAGTTGCCCAGATGATGAACAACGTGAATGCGAGAATAAGGCTGCAGCACTAGCTCGGGCCATCGATCTTGCAGAGTCAGCTTTTGTAGACAAAGAATAG
- the LOC8054292 gene encoding putative serine/threonine-protein kinase isoform X2 produces the protein MLNCIGRGGFGAVYKGNLKDGTQIAIKKLAAESKQGISEFLTEINVISNVRHPNLVKLIGCCAEGSNRLLVYEYAENNSLANALLGPKNKCIPLDWQKRAAICIGTASGLAFLHEEAQPRIVHRDIKASNILLDKKLLPKIGDFGLAKLFPDTVTHISTRVAGTMGYLAPEYALLGQLTKKADIYSFGVLLLEVISGESSSKSTWGPDMHVLVEWTWKLREEGRLLEIVDPELENYPEEQMLRFIKVALLCTQATSQQRPSMKQVVNMLSNQSEIDLQNVVPPGVLKEPRPRTGGFGGLTADTSSSQSTKGNPAESYSTQTNMNSCQFSTTDVSPR, from the exons ATGTTAAATTGCATTGGCCGCGGGGGTTTCGGAGCGGTGTATAAG GGAAACCTGAAAGATGGCACTCAAATTGCAATTAAAAAGCTTGCAGCTGAGTCAAAACAAGGAATTAGTGAATTCTTGACAGAGATTAATGTCATATCAAACGTTAGGCACCCAAACCTTGTCAAGCTGATTGGCTGCTGCGCTGAAGGGAGTAACAGACTATTGGTGTATGAGTACGCCGAGAATAATAGTTTGGCAAATGCTTTGCTTG GACCAAAGAATAAATGTATCCCATTGGACTGGCAGAAAAGAGCTGCTATATGTATCGGAACTGCTTCTGGCCTTGCTTTTCTTCATGAGGAAGCACAACCACGCATTGTCCACCGTGATATCAAGGCTAGCAACATTTTACTTGATAAAAAACTGCTGCCCAAAATTGGAGATTTTGGATTGGCCAAGCTTTTTCCTGATACTGTCACTCACATTAGCACGCGTGTTGCAGGAACAAT GGGTTATTTGGCACCAGAGTATGCTTTGTTGGGACAGTTAACCAAGAAAGCAGACATATATAGTTTTGGCGTGCTtcttcttgaagtaataagtgGTGAAAGCAGCAGCAAGTCGACTTGGGGGCCTGATATGCATGTTCTTGTGGAATGG ACATGGAAGCTGCGGGAAGAAGGAAGACTCTTGGAAATTGTTGATCCAGAGCTGGAAAACTACCCAGAGGAGCAAATGCTTCGTTTCATCAAGGTGGCACTGTTGTGCACACAAGCCACGTCCCAGCAGAGGCCATCCATGAAGCAGGTTGTCAATATGCTATCTAACCAATCAGAAATTGATCTGCAAAATGTAGTTCCACCAGGTGTGCTGAAAGAACCTCGGCCGCGTACCGGTGGCTTTGGGGGTTTGACAGCAGACACGTCCTCAAGTCAAAGCACCAAAGGCAATCCAGCTGAATCATACAGTACACAGACCAACATGAACAGCTGTCAATTTAGCACAACTGACGTATCACCAAGGTGA
- the LOC8054292 gene encoding putative serine/threonine-protein kinase isoform X1, whose protein sequence is MGSSVGCLLGGSKSRQDSSPRSGHVLSRAGNNVQVFSLNELKTATRNFHMLNCIGRGGFGAVYKGNLKDGTQIAIKKLAAESKQGISEFLTEINVISNVRHPNLVKLIGCCAEGSNRLLVYEYAENNSLANALLGPKNKCIPLDWQKRAAICIGTASGLAFLHEEAQPRIVHRDIKASNILLDKKLLPKIGDFGLAKLFPDTVTHISTRVAGTMGYLAPEYALLGQLTKKADIYSFGVLLLEVISGESSSKSTWGPDMHVLVEWTWKLREEGRLLEIVDPELENYPEEQMLRFIKVALLCTQATSQQRPSMKQVVNMLSNQSEIDLQNVVPPGVLKEPRPRTGGFGGLTADTSSSQSTKGNPAESYSTQTNMNSCQFSTTDVSPR, encoded by the exons ATGGGGAGTTCGGTCGGCTGCCTGTTAGGCGGCTCCAAGTCCAGGCAAGATTCGTCTCCTCGTTCAG gtcatgtattatcaagaGCTGGAAATAATGTACAGGTATTCTCCCTAAACGAGTTGAAGACTGCCACACGAAACTTTCACATGTTAAATTGCATTGGCCGCGGGGGTTTCGGAGCGGTGTATAAG GGAAACCTGAAAGATGGCACTCAAATTGCAATTAAAAAGCTTGCAGCTGAGTCAAAACAAGGAATTAGTGAATTCTTGACAGAGATTAATGTCATATCAAACGTTAGGCACCCAAACCTTGTCAAGCTGATTGGCTGCTGCGCTGAAGGGAGTAACAGACTATTGGTGTATGAGTACGCCGAGAATAATAGTTTGGCAAATGCTTTGCTTG GACCAAAGAATAAATGTATCCCATTGGACTGGCAGAAAAGAGCTGCTATATGTATCGGAACTGCTTCTGGCCTTGCTTTTCTTCATGAGGAAGCACAACCACGCATTGTCCACCGTGATATCAAGGCTAGCAACATTTTACTTGATAAAAAACTGCTGCCCAAAATTGGAGATTTTGGATTGGCCAAGCTTTTTCCTGATACTGTCACTCACATTAGCACGCGTGTTGCAGGAACAAT GGGTTATTTGGCACCAGAGTATGCTTTGTTGGGACAGTTAACCAAGAAAGCAGACATATATAGTTTTGGCGTGCTtcttcttgaagtaataagtgGTGAAAGCAGCAGCAAGTCGACTTGGGGGCCTGATATGCATGTTCTTGTGGAATGG ACATGGAAGCTGCGGGAAGAAGGAAGACTCTTGGAAATTGTTGATCCAGAGCTGGAAAACTACCCAGAGGAGCAAATGCTTCGTTTCATCAAGGTGGCACTGTTGTGCACACAAGCCACGTCCCAGCAGAGGCCATCCATGAAGCAGGTTGTCAATATGCTATCTAACCAATCAGAAATTGATCTGCAAAATGTAGTTCCACCAGGTGTGCTGAAAGAACCTCGGCCGCGTACCGGTGGCTTTGGGGGTTTGACAGCAGACACGTCCTCAAGTCAAAGCACCAAAGGCAATCCAGCTGAATCATACAGTACACAGACCAACATGAACAGCTGTCAATTTAGCACAACTGACGTATCACCAAGGTGA